gttaaaatgagatgtgttttataaaattataacatttcatactattttataattcttattaatttgctTGAGAATATGGGGTACAAGGAAAAATCTACTTAAGAATATTCTTTCAGGAACTAAACGATATCAGACAATCAGGACTGAAATCTTTTAGAGATATCCAAGTTGATGAGTCGAATATTCTAACATGGCAAGGGTTAATTGTTCCTGTGAGTATATAACaggaaaataatttctattaatgataaattataatgtatgtcaTGAGGAATActgtctaaaatatatttcatctaTTTCTAGGACAATCCCCCGTACAACAAAGGTGCCTTTcgtattgaaataaactttCCAGCTGAATATCCATTTAAACCCCCTAAAATAAGTTTCAAAACAAGAATTTATCATCCTAATATAGATGAAAAAGGCCAAGTTTGCCTTCCCATCATTAGTGCAGAAAATTGGAAACCAGCTACAAAGACTGATCAAGGTAATAGATAagacattaataatttcacagTATGGATAATGACCATGGTAAAAATGTacaagcatatttttttatgaaccttgttaaataaatatattttatataaatttcagtgATTCAAGCTCTAGTAGCTCTTGTAAATGATCCCGAACCTGAACATCCATTGCGGGCTGAACTAGCCGAAGAATTCCTTAAAGATAggaaaaagttttcaaaaaatGCTGAAGAATTTACTAAGAAACATAGTGAAAAGCGGCCTACTGATTagcaataatatgtattatgaatTTACAGCACACTTTGCCAATTCATACTAGATTACTTGTATTCATACTTGTGGATTCCAACTTTTTGAATTTCccctttaaattaaatagtagatttttaatgatacaattatttaaatatgctaATCTTATCATTCAAGTAAGTACCACATTAtcctattacttttttttctgttcATTTTGTGGTTTTAAACTGAGGGATAAATACAAGTTTTCTAGAATGTcgttcaatttttaaaaaaatgctgcTGTATATTCAGAATGACTGTAAccagataatttttttcagacTTCCACAATGCTTGCAAAATTTGAGCACTAAgtatatgaacaaaaaaaatttagtaattagtataaaatagtatatgctacttttttataattggtcAAACTTTAActaataagttttgttttaaatcatatgCATAGTTAAGTCTccgctttttaatatttatttacattctaAAGTCAACATTCTCCATATTAAATACCATTTTGTTTCTGTAGaacaacaattattattttgatttcttggcactgaattttaaatcaatatttgcttttatttacaaattttgaaattgtgaTAAAGTTTCAAAGGCTGTCTAGCTTTGAAGGGGGCCTATTTTAATGtggtacattaaaaaattactccaCACAGTGCCTTTCCACAATTAATTGTAAGGTTTTGGTACCTCTCAATATGTCCACAATTTTAATAGGCTCCTAATGCAATCTGTAAATAAATGCTgacttttgtttcaaataaaataaataccttatGCTTCtctattaaacttttttttattttattattatttatttatttcaactatCCTCTAACGAAAttgaatgtaatataataagagCTTGATAatgtgtttgttaaaaaaactaccTCAGTTGCTATAAGGAATAGGACTTAGGCCAAAAATGAAAGgcaattaattgtatttgatttttattcattaaattcataaacgTCAGATGTATCTAAAGTCTTGTTTTCTGGATCATCATTTTTACTGTCATTCCATTTAGAATTATTGCCCCAATCCAGTTTCCTTTTTCTGGGTAACACAGCATTTAATCTATATTCTCCTAGGTATTTGTTTAAGTTTTCTGTAAAAttgttggttttattttaatgattaatcTTTATGGCAGCATAAAAACTTGTTTGAAATACCTTTTATAATAGCTGTAATATGCTCTATATACTGTgttgtatttaaatctttGGCTAAAAGTGGCTCCACTTTCAAAGTGTAACCAGGTCCGTATTCAGGCCAATATGTATGTTCTGGAATGTTCTCATCCAATGTAACATCTGCTGCATGTGCTGTTATAGCTGTCCAAAGTTTAGCAGCATTTGCATGATTATACCCTCCTTAAAACAATACTTATATCAAAATCTATGATTTATCTATCAAtgtattatcttatataaaatttatttaatatacctcCTCCTAAAAGTAATGTAGGTTTTTTTGtctgcaatattttatatacacatgtaCAGTAACCTTTTATTGTAAGTCCTGCACCCCCATGTGGGTCCAGAGACAAAGCATCAGCTCCACACTGTACTACTATTACATCAGGTTTAAAATGAGAATAGACCTCAgcaataatactaaaatatagaCACTTTAGTTTAGtacacagaataaaaataaaaagaatatatatatatatatatatatatatatatatattctttttatttttataaacatcctatatatatatatataggatgtttataaaaataaaaagaaaagttattaatgtatttcagATAATTCTCTTAAGCTTAAGAATTAAAGGATTTattcagaattttatttaatgatatgtcataaaattaaattgtatgcaATTTATATCACTAAGAAGTGCCTGACTATTTACTTACTTATTAAAAGCATgtacaaatgttttatcacAGTATGATGCATGTAATGGAAAGTTGCAAGAGTAACCTTGAGCTTTGGATGAGATATCTGTGACAGCACCAGTTCCAGGATAGAAACCTGGTTCATATTTATGGAATGAGAGAGTAAATACAGATTCATTTGAATCATAGGCATCTTGCACTCCATTGCCTGAagggaaaatatatataggacattttattagttacaatttacataaatattgtaattttttatgttaataattttaattgaaattttttgatttcaaGCAGGCCgaattgtatgaaatttaagttttgacTTGTATTAGtcacatattaaatatgtttatttgcaatatatttttgtataaaatttaatttaagatacttAAGCTGTgatgcaaaaaaattatgaaaacgaATACCAACCATGATGCACATCGAGATCtatgtataaaacttttgaaaattttttccTCAGTTTTTCAATAGCAATCACAATATCATTTACATAACAGAAACCTTCAGCCTTTGATCTAGAAGCAGTTAATGAGTTTTACATGAAACATCTTTTGGTTCTAAAAATTTGAAGTCAgaaacaagtattttttttacttatgagCATGATGCCAACCACCACACCAATTTATAGAGACATCAGCAATGCCACGAAGAAGACATTCTGCTGCAGTAATGGAAGCTCCAGCAATATTCGATATTATATCATACATATCTGATACTGGTGTGCAATCGTAGCCTGAAGATGCGATAAATTGTATAAGTATGcgagttaattaatttgttaaaagcattacataaaacatttgcATGATATACCAAAACCATATTCTTCGTCTTTTTTTGTTGGCATATAATCCTCGTCAACATCGGTAAAACTTTTTACATGTTCTATATAAGTTTCAGTATGAAATAGTTTAAGGTCTTGGTAAGAAGCAGGTTTGGAACGAACTACTTTTATTTGATCCAATAAATTGTAAGTGACAATAAGGCTATGCACCATTGAAGCCTgcaaataattgttttctgGTAATTCATacctattttacattttataggaCCATAATCtacttatttatagaaattaacgAAGATACTTACCCGACCCAGTACAGCGGGTAACCTATCACaacattcaattaatttgtCGTCccatatataacttattttacttttgtccattatttttgatgttaaaaGTGTTGATCTTTATCATtagacataataaaattaaatatgtcgataaacaaaactttatactTTATGTTTCTTAAATTGGCGGCAAAAGTTTTGATATATCATCACGATAATGTAAtcggttttttaaattatagtagaacattttcatattaaatttataaagcttgataattatttttttttattattcttcatattaattaaagaatggTACATTTCTTGCTTTTAAAAAACCTAGGGAGCAAATAACTATCATCAAATCAAATCatagtaatatacatatagtatATGTTTAACAACATACACggaataaaatgattaaagttattaaaaatgatcatAGTATGATGTTATTaatcattacattaatttttaagaaaaaaatcttagtttttttttgtgatatatatgacatatttaGAGAATCTGTGccgaaaaacaaattaaccCATAGACATTTTAGAGCGTCCATTTTCTAAAAAGATTTGTTAAGTTTGACATGTTAGAAAGCAATGTTTTAccgaattatatttatattgttgagtgaaaaataaatcgattGCCACCAAAATAGATGAAGTTGTCCTGGAACGTTAAAATTAACATGTGTATATAGCAGACCGCGTCATATAATTTGGTCATTATAAATTCATCTAATATGACAAGGTCTATTACAAAACATtcgtaattgaattttatgtgATCTGTCTAGTTTTGTTTGTGTAGGACTGCGAGTTCCCATTCGATGGTGTTCTTCGTTCTTATAACAGTGATTATCAAGTTCAAGAAGAAATGGTTCGAGGTtagcaaatttatttataaaattaacgtaCAAAGGCATGATTTGTCTAAATTTGCTTTGTTCACAAATGTGATTCGTGtagatatatttacaaaaaaaaaaatcaatttggCGTCATGATTCCTGCCTTGTATTAAGTGTCGAAAGAATAATTACcctcaaatttaaaaaaaataaaatacgagaaCGTaggtttctttaaaaataaaatataccagaTTCTTCTTATTGTCATAAgctcatttgttttataatatatatttaattaatactgatattttataactatatgtaACCTCAGacgttttttcaataaaaacaccCTCAATTATAGATTTGAAACATGTGGTTAGATTCATAgtagtaaattaatatgtcatattaagatgattattaaagttttcattcaattattagaattcaatatatattgattaccAAAAAGATATACATGTActgtaataagtttatattatgtgaTCACATTTTCCTTtacaatagtatttttaacacttttcagttgtatgtatatttaaatatagccaTGAAGACAAACAATGAAGCGGACAGGGTATTTTTTGTAAGCTCACTATCCTGCTAAGTCAATGACCACTGGACCTAAGCCTATTGTTTAACCAACCATGTTATCAATTTGCATTTCTATGCATTACACGCAAACACTACTCGAGCTTTCTTAAAACAcgaacttataataaatatatcaaaatattttgctcttcattatatttatcaccataatattttgtatcatcttaattattattattacgtttaAGTTCTAAACTTTTCTTCTAATATATACTATGAATTAGTTTAGTTTGTTAGTGTAATGAACTTTTAATTGTGTgggtttttatatattttttctatttttaaatggtttttcctgttaaagattttttctGGTTATAACACATGTCTTTTGACCATACTGAATGataaaatgtgtaatatattaaatgaaactagtattattcggatttactatgcggattttattattcaaaaactacataatcccgacgtttcggttactttgcagcaaccgtgatcacgggcagacgaggtgtgaatgtctgtcagttggtccttgttatttatcatctaccgccatcgatttcttaattttctggcgtaccgctctggatgccggcagaatgcgctcacggtgtcttgaggtcctgcggtgtggtttcggacatgggattttatatttttaagaacggggtcccaggtgtttgatagattccagccatcttctctattgaaattgggatgttttttaatttcaatagcctcgccaattaatctcggtatatacttgtcttcccgagcgaggatttgaggtttatcaaaacgaatgtagtggcctggtttgtccattgtgtgttcacacactgctgacttcgacgcgcgcctgtttttgatgtctgagatgtgttccttaacccttgtaccgatgctccttttcgtctgtccaatgtatgacaagccacagtcacagtcgagtttgtatacacccgcttgttgtaaaggaatgttactcttgattggtctcaagaattggctcactttcttatgtggtttgtaaatagttttaatggaaaccttcttcaagatgttgcctattctgtcagtaactcccttcacatatggtagtatcgcaggttgtcgttcaactgtgggtggcttcaggtggttcttgcgatgctggcgaggcacgggcaggttgttgatggtgagagcatgttttacatgctgcagctcggcctctaggtggtcagcatcacaaaggtgttgggctctctgtaacaaagatttgccaacggtagctaactgtatagggtggtggtgtgagttaccACCAGAGCGGtgcgccagaaaattaagaaatcgatggcggtagatgataaataacaaggaccaactgacagacattcacacctcgtctgcccgtgatcacggttgctgcaaagtaaccgaaacgtcgggattatgtagtttttaaataataaaatccgcgtagtaaatccgaataatactagtttcatttaaatgaatactcgcgaaaatcttagatctcattgtgtaatatattattttacttactaaaattgtttatatatgtattttgatattattttcaatactaatTAGTTTCATGTAcagaataatgtttttttatatgtgactTATAATTCTtcctacatttaaaattataaaaatatgtgtatatatgtatctgtGTATTTACAGTCAATTCGGTTACATCAACTCAAGAGGGTATAAAAACACCACACCGCATTGAGTTGTGTGAAGAAAAACAAGTTAAGCCAACGAGAAATTATAGAAAACGCAGGTAAACTCAACTAGATATTGTGACATTGCTACACAAC
This Danaus plexippus chromosome Z, MEX_DaPlex, whole genome shotgun sequence DNA region includes the following protein-coding sequences:
- the LOC116777185 gene encoding ubiquitin-conjugating enzyme E2 L3, with product MAATRRLQKELNDIRQSGLKSFRDIQVDESNILTWQGLIVPDNPPYNKGAFRIEINFPAEYPFKPPKISFKTRIYHPNIDEKGQVCLPIISAENWKPATKTDQVIQALVALVNDPEPEHPLRAELAEEFLKDRKKFSKNAEEFTKKHSEKRPTD
- the LOC116777183 gene encoding histone deacetylase 8-like; its protein translation is MDKSKISYIWDDKLIECCDRLPAVLGRASMVHSLIVTYNLLDQIKVVRSKPASYQDLKLFHTETYIEHVKSFTDVDEDYMPTKKDEEYGFGYDCTPVSDMYDIISNIAGASITAAECLLRGIADVSINWCGGWHHAHKSKAEGFCYVNDIVIAIEKLRKKFSKVLYIDLDVHHGNGVQDAYDSNESVFTLSFHKYEPGFYPGTGAVTDISSKAQGYSCNFPLHASYCDKTFVHAFNNIIAEVYSHFKPDVIVVQCGADALSLDPHGGAGLTIKGYCTCVYKILQTKKPTLLLGGGGYNHANAAKLWTAITAHAADVTLDENIPEHTYWPEYGPGYTLKVEPLLAKDLNTTQYIEHITAIIKENLNKYLGEYRLNAVLPRKRKLDWGNNSKWNDSKNDDPENKTLDTSDVYEFNE